In Halorhabdus tiamatea SARL4B, a genomic segment contains:
- a CDS encoding ABC transporter permease: protein MRLRKVLRIGWWEVTKNAGGIDRRTAAVTIAAVVVLGALAPLIASQGVALDSGLYRVGVDESSPYYDVVERDPTFAVKPPTADGVGSGEIELLIDGSAVVAVADSPKGSAALTELRSSVQAYNDWLMEQDDNQTAAYPVSVTLEPVERRPVGSAASDDGTGDSGQSDGDSPDGGGGGTGDAGGSGTGDAGTGGTDDDTASGGGGGGLPGGLGGLGGALGGGSTTGSPSDIAPPFPFSSLVLAFVFVLPLNFIIQAYGSSILSERLKRRGELMLVSPVTRGDIIAGKTLPYFLGAMIFEVLLTAGLVVFATDGASGVVSVLAVIPLVLLFLGATFLAGMFARSFKELTFLTVTITVSLTSYAFVPAIFTDVTPIALISPLTLVVRDLQGQAIGLAEFVFSTLPPLLTAAVLFGLGAGLYREEDMFTQRPVPLKVLDSLSGRIKRRTSATKLSIILLPFVLVTELVAVAMAYPIYLGAPELAVVFVLVAVAVIEELAKSLHLYAGFVHRKYARTVANALVVGSLSGLGFFLAEKLGLIVQLLGTDIPEVQQAAFVTGGAEYGVSPLLAVGLLLAPLALHAVTASVSAIGAVRSRRGYAVGLVLAIVIHLAYNLTVVSTLA from the coding sequence GTGCGCCTCAGAAAGGTACTCCGGATCGGCTGGTGGGAAGTCACGAAGAACGCCGGCGGGATCGATCGCCGAACAGCGGCTGTCACGATCGCCGCGGTCGTCGTCCTCGGCGCGCTCGCGCCACTCATCGCCAGTCAGGGCGTCGCGCTCGATTCCGGGCTGTATCGGGTCGGCGTCGACGAGTCGAGCCCCTACTACGACGTCGTCGAACGCGACCCGACGTTCGCGGTCAAGCCGCCGACCGCTGACGGCGTCGGGTCGGGTGAGATCGAGCTGTTGATCGACGGATCGGCGGTCGTCGCCGTCGCCGATTCGCCGAAAGGGAGCGCCGCACTCACGGAACTGCGGAGTTCAGTGCAGGCGTACAACGACTGGTTGATGGAGCAAGACGACAACCAGACGGCGGCCTATCCCGTGTCGGTGACGCTCGAACCAGTCGAACGACGGCCAGTTGGGTCGGCGGCGAGCGACGACGGAACTGGCGACAGCGGACAGTCTGACGGGGACAGTCCCGACGGTGGTGGCGGTGGCACTGGCGACGCAGGTGGTTCGGGTACTGGCGACGCCGGGACTGGCGGAACTGACGACGACACGGCTAGCGGCGGCGGTGGCGGTGGATTGCCGGGTGGCCTCGGCGGGCTAGGGGGTGCCCTCGGCGGCGGAAGCACGACCGGATCGCCGTCGGACATCGCGCCGCCGTTCCCCTTTAGCTCGCTCGTGTTAGCGTTCGTCTTCGTCTTGCCATTGAACTTCATCATCCAGGCCTACGGGAGTTCGATCCTCAGCGAGCGACTCAAGCGCCGGGGGGAACTCATGCTCGTCTCGCCGGTGACTCGCGGCGACATCATCGCCGGGAAGACGCTGCCGTACTTCCTGGGCGCGATGATCTTCGAGGTGCTCCTGACGGCCGGGCTCGTCGTCTTCGCGACCGACGGGGCGAGCGGCGTCGTCTCCGTGCTGGCGGTGATTCCGCTCGTCCTCCTGTTCCTCGGGGCGACGTTCCTCGCTGGGATGTTCGCCCGGTCGTTCAAGGAACTCACCTTCCTGACGGTCACGATCACCGTCTCGTTGACCAGCTACGCGTTCGTGCCAGCCATCTTCACCGACGTGACGCCGATCGCGCTCATCTCGCCGCTGACCCTCGTCGTGCGGGACCTCCAGGGCCAGGCGATCGGCCTCGCGGAGTTCGTCTTCTCGACGCTGCCGCCGCTGCTCACGGCGGCTGTCCTCTTTGGCCTCGGCGCGGGGCTCTACCGCGAGGAGGACATGTTCACCCAGCGCCCGGTCCCGCTGAAGGTTCTCGATTCGCTCTCGGGTCGGATCAAACGCCGGACGAGCGCGACGAAACTCTCGATCATCCTGTTGCCGTTCGTCCTCGTGACCGAACTGGTCGCGGTCGCGATGGCCTACCCGATCTACCTCGGTGCGCCCGAACTGGCGGTCGTCTTCGTTCTGGTGGCCGTGGCCGTCATCGAGGAACTGGCCAAGAGTCTCCACCTCTACGCTGGGTTCGTCCATCGAAAGTACGCCCGGACGGTCGCGAACGCACTCGTCGTCGGATCGCTATCGGGACTCGGGTTCTTCCTCGCGGAGAAACTCGGCCTCATCGTGCAGTTGCTCGGGACGGACATTCCGGAGGTCCAGCAGGCCGCTTTCGTCACCGGCGGCGCGGAGTACGGCGTCTCGCCGTTGCTGGCCGTCGGCCTGTTGCTCGCTCCCCTCGCGCTACACGCGGTGACGGCCTCGGTCTCGGCGATCGGCGCTGTCAGGAGTCGCCGGGGCTACGCCGTCGGACTCGTCCTGGCGATCGTGATTCACCTCGCGTACAACCTCACGGTGGTGAGTACCCTTGCCTGA
- a CDS encoding ABC transporter ATP-binding protein has protein sequence MIEVDHLRKEYGGFAAVEGSTFSVDRGEVFGIIGPNGAGKTTTLKMLAGLIEPTAGDVQIAGFDADDSAMRRRLGFLPEESPLYEEMTPLSYLSFFADLYDVPENQAKKRMHDTLDRLDLQHRDRPLGDMSKGMKRKVAIARSLINDPDVLIYDEPASGLDPLTTNFIIDFTTELAEAGKTIVFSAHNLFHVESICDRVAIMNEGSIVARGPLDTLREEHGETTYHVYTTVEVPGSVRKNGRYLRSVETMDEVDATREAATERDGEVVDIRTEEASLEEVFLNVADEPGRAAATGTTGTGAVEPGE, from the coding sequence ATGATCGAGGTAGACCACCTCCGCAAGGAGTACGGCGGCTTCGCGGCCGTCGAGGGGAGTACCTTTTCGGTCGACCGCGGCGAGGTGTTCGGCATCATCGGCCCGAACGGCGCGGGCAAGACGACCACGCTGAAGATGCTCGCCGGCCTGATCGAGCCGACCGCCGGCGACGTCCAGATCGCCGGATTCGACGCCGACGACTCGGCGATGCGACGGCGACTCGGGTTCCTGCCCGAGGAGTCACCGCTCTACGAGGAGATGACACCACTCTCGTATCTCTCCTTTTTCGCTGATCTCTACGACGTCCCCGAAAACCAGGCGAAAAAGCGGATGCACGACACGCTGGATCGGCTGGACCTCCAGCACCGTGACCGGCCGCTGGGCGACATGTCCAAGGGGATGAAACGCAAGGTCGCGATCGCCCGTTCGCTGATCAACGATCCGGACGTCCTGATCTACGACGAACCGGCGAGCGGCCTCGATCCGCTCACGACGAACTTCATCATCGACTTCACGACGGAACTCGCCGAAGCGGGCAAGACGATCGTTTTCAGCGCACACAACCTCTTTCACGTCGAGAGCATCTGTGACCGCGTCGCGATCATGAACGAGGGGTCGATCGTGGCTCGCGGGCCGCTCGACACCCTCAGAGAGGAACACGGCGAGACGACCTATCACGTCTACACGACCGTCGAAGTCCCGGGGAGCGTCCGGAAGAACGGCCGCTACCTCCGGAGCGTCGAGACGATGGACGAGGTCGACGCCACGCGTGAGGCCGCGACCGAGCGCGACGGCGAGGTCGTCGACATCCGGACGGAAGAGGCGAGCCTCGAAGAGGTGTTCCTGAACGTCGCCGACGAACCCGGCCGGGCGGCCGCGACCGGCACGACGGGAACGGGTGCGGTCGAACCGGGGGAGTGA
- a CDS encoding SDR family oxidoreductase — MAQYDFDGRVAAVTGAASGIGRETAVQFAESGAAVVVADVDDEKGESVVADIEADGGEAVYVHTDVTSMDDVEAMVETAVEEFGRLDYAVNNAGIGGQQAPAGGLSEDDWMAVIDVNLNGVWRSQKAELDVMTDQDDGGVVINMASVLGKVAFENSSGYVSAKHGVIGLTKTAAWEYAQEGVRVNAIGPGFIATQMLDENGITSNEEVRAQIEAMHSEDRLGEPEEIADAVLWLCSDGASFTNGETLMVDSGFTAR, encoded by the coding sequence ATGGCACAGTATGACTTCGACGGCCGCGTCGCGGCTGTCACCGGTGCTGCATCGGGTATTGGACGCGAGACAGCCGTACAGTTCGCTGAGAGTGGCGCTGCAGTCGTCGTTGCGGACGTCGACGACGAGAAAGGCGAATCGGTCGTCGCCGACATCGAAGCCGATGGCGGCGAAGCCGTCTACGTCCACACAGACGTCACGAGCATGGACGACGTCGAGGCGATGGTCGAGACAGCCGTCGAGGAGTTCGGCCGGCTCGATTATGCGGTCAACAACGCGGGTATCGGTGGCCAGCAGGCCCCGGCCGGCGGCTTGAGCGAGGACGACTGGATGGCCGTCATCGACGTCAACCTCAACGGCGTCTGGCGGTCGCAAAAGGCCGAACTCGACGTGATGACCGACCAAGACGACGGCGGCGTCGTCATCAATATGGCGTCGGTCCTCGGGAAGGTCGCCTTCGAGAACTCCTCGGGGTACGTCTCGGCCAAACACGGCGTCATCGGGCTCACCAAGACCGCGGCCTGGGAGTACGCCCAGGAGGGCGTCCGCGTCAACGCCATCGGCCCGGGCTTCATCGCGACCCAGATGCTCGACGAGAATGGTATCACGAGCAACGAAGAGGTCCGCGCCCAGATCGAGGCCATGCACTCCGAGGATCGCCTCGGGGAGCCCGAGGAGATCGCCGACGCCGTCCTGTGGCTGTGTTCGGACGGTGCCTCCTTCACCAACGGCGAGACCCTGATGGTCGACAGCGGCTTCACGGCGCGGTAA
- a CDS encoding SDR family oxidoreductase, producing MSVGFDFGDHVVLITGSGGALGSATVEAFLDADATVCAADVIGPDDDSYLLDPDRESLSTYRADFTDEPAVEATIEEIIADHGRLDALVSVAGTWQGGPPVAETSDETFDLLADVNVRTAFLAAKHALPHLQGTGGSIVTVSSKSSLEGGEGDGLYRASKAAVRLLTESIAAENDGVVRANTVMPGVIDTPANREMMPDADHGAWVDPADIADVIRFLCSEAASPVTGGAIPVDNAG from the coding sequence ATGTCAGTTGGTTTTGATTTCGGAGACCACGTGGTGCTAATAACTGGTTCCGGCGGCGCACTCGGGAGTGCGACTGTCGAGGCGTTTCTCGACGCAGACGCGACGGTGTGTGCCGCCGACGTGATCGGGCCGGACGACGACAGCTATCTCCTCGACCCTGATCGAGAGTCGCTGTCAACCTATCGAGCCGATTTTACCGACGAACCAGCCGTCGAGGCGACCATCGAGGAGATCATCGCCGATCACGGCCGCCTCGACGCCCTGGTCAGCGTGGCAGGCACCTGGCAGGGCGGCCCTCCCGTGGCGGAGACGAGTGACGAGACGTTCGATCTTCTCGCCGACGTGAACGTCCGGACGGCGTTTCTCGCTGCCAAGCACGCCCTCCCCCACCTGCAGGGGACCGGCGGCTCGATCGTGACCGTCTCCTCGAAGTCGTCACTGGAAGGCGGTGAAGGCGACGGCCTCTACCGCGCCTCGAAGGCCGCTGTTCGATTGCTCACCGAGTCAATCGCTGCCGAGAACGACGGGGTCGTCAGGGCGAATACGGTCATGCCGGGGGTGATCGACACGCCGGCCAACCGCGAGATGATGCCCGACGCCGATCACGGCGCGTGGGTCGATCCTGCCGATATCGCGGACGTGATTCGGTTCCTCTGTAGCGAGGCGGCGTCGCCGGTCACCGGCGGCGCGATTCCGGTCGATAACGCCGGGTGA
- a CDS encoding sodium-dependent transporter, which translates to MSAEGVRETWSTRIGFILAAVGSAVGLGNIWRFPFQVGQEGGAAFMIMYLAFVVLIGFPAMLVEFVVGRKTGLNTVGAIREFAGGAWKYLGGLFVFIGFVILSYYSVVGGWVMRYIVGSATGGYVGPPAADGTPQAAQYFGQIAVGWDALFFHALFMLVVIAIVALGVQRGIELGVKIMVPAIIAIFAVLAVYAFTLSGAAEAYSYYLSPDLGYLLENWQSIVPAAAGQGFFTLSLGMGVMITYASYLSEDENLAIDGGSIVVFNTGISILTGLIVFPILFSADVDPGDPGAGAIFVSVAEALGGIPFGELVGVLFFGTVAIAALSSAISLIEVVVSYAIDEFGVDRLTATAIVGAAIFVLGAPVTYDTVMVDLYDILAAKILLLSGGILLIVLVAWLHAGEALEELEKACVFS; encoded by the coding sequence ATGAGCGCTGAAGGCGTCCGAGAAACGTGGTCGACTCGTATCGGGTTCATCCTGGCGGCGGTCGGCAGCGCCGTCGGGTTGGGTAACATCTGGCGGTTCCCCTTCCAGGTCGGACAGGAAGGCGGGGCCGCGTTCATGATCATGTACCTGGCGTTCGTCGTCCTGATCGGGTTCCCGGCGATGCTCGTCGAGTTCGTCGTCGGGCGGAAGACGGGATTGAACACGGTCGGGGCCATCCGGGAGTTCGCCGGGGGTGCCTGGAAGTACCTCGGGGGCCTGTTCGTGTTCATCGGCTTCGTCATCCTGTCGTACTACAGCGTCGTCGGCGGGTGGGTGATGCGGTACATCGTCGGGAGCGCCACCGGCGGATACGTCGGTCCCCCCGCAGCAGACGGAACGCCCCAGGCCGCCCAGTACTTCGGACAGATCGCGGTGGGCTGGGACGCCCTGTTCTTCCACGCGCTGTTCATGCTCGTCGTCATCGCCATCGTGGCGCTGGGCGTCCAGCGCGGGATCGAACTGGGCGTGAAGATCATGGTCCCGGCGATCATCGCCATCTTCGCCGTGCTGGCCGTCTACGCCTTCACGCTCTCCGGGGCCGCCGAGGCCTACAGTTACTACCTCTCGCCCGACCTCGGATACCTCCTCGAGAACTGGCAGAGCATCGTCCCCGCCGCCGCGGGGCAGGGCTTCTTTACGCTCTCGCTCGGGATGGGCGTGATGATAACCTACGCGTCGTACCTCTCCGAGGACGAGAACCTGGCGATCGACGGGGGGAGCATCGTCGTGTTCAACACCGGCATCTCGATCCTGACCGGACTGATCGTGTTCCCGATCCTGTTCTCGGCCGACGTCGATCCGGGAGATCCCGGAGCGGGCGCGATCTTCGTCAGCGTCGCCGAGGCACTCGGCGGCATCCCGTTCGGTGAACTGGTCGGTGTCCTGTTCTTCGGGACCGTCGCGATCGCGGCGCTTTCCTCGGCGATCAGCCTGATCGAGGTCGTGGTGTCCTACGCTATCGACGAATTCGGCGTCGATCGTCTGACGGCGACGGCGATCGTCGGCGCCGCGATCTTCGTGCTCGGTGCACCCGTCACGTACGACACCGTCATGGTCGACCTCTATGACATCCTCGCGGCGAAGATTCTGCTACTCTCCGGGGGGATCCTGCTGATCGTTCTCGTCGCCTGGCTGCACGCGGGCGAAGCCCTCGAGGAACTTGAGAAGGCATGCGTCTTTAGCTAA
- a CDS encoding IS4-like element ISHti13 family transposase gives MHNAPSSDQIERRLTTLFPSAALEDHAEAVGVIERDGKLQIPPLVWSFAFGFATGESRTLAAFRRSYNSTADKPLSPGGYYQRLTPTLAEYLHDLVEYGLDEVAVPHTVTDQFDRFRDVMIADGTVLRLHQFLSDEFEGRNEEQAGARLHLLHNPSDQMLERFSITDEKAHDSTEFNTGSWLEQRLVLFDQAYFKYRRFALIDENDGYFVSRLKPDANPVVTDELREWRGDAIPLEGEKIHDVVEDLYRKYIDVEVEAEFKRGPYNGTRSLDSKRFRVVGVRDEDADDYHLYITNLPREEFLPEDLATIYRCRWAVERLFRELKTQYGLDEFDTTKEHVVEILVYAALLSLLVSRELLSLVTECADDEAVFPPGRWAATFRSHAQLILNDLGEFLGYSPPPLLERLIEDAQKIHSQRPILQETLATATQPRTEA, from the coding sequence GTGCACAACGCTCCCTCCTCAGATCAGATTGAACGTCGGCTCACTACCCTCTTTCCCTCTGCTGCGCTGGAAGATCACGCCGAGGCTGTCGGCGTGATCGAACGAGACGGAAAGCTCCAGATCCCGCCGCTCGTGTGGTCGTTTGCGTTCGGCTTCGCCACTGGCGAGAGCCGAACGCTCGCAGCCTTCCGTCGGAGCTACAACTCCACAGCTGACAAACCGCTGTCTCCCGGTGGGTACTACCAGCGATTGACGCCGACGTTGGCAGAGTATCTCCACGACCTCGTCGAGTACGGCCTCGACGAGGTCGCTGTCCCCCACACTGTGACCGACCAGTTCGACCGATTCAGAGACGTGATGATTGCTGATGGGACGGTGTTGCGCCTGCACCAGTTCCTCTCCGATGAGTTCGAAGGACGCAACGAGGAGCAGGCTGGAGCACGGCTCCACCTGCTCCACAACCCGAGCGATCAGATGCTGGAACGATTCAGCATCACCGACGAGAAAGCCCACGACAGCACGGAGTTCAACACCGGCTCGTGGCTCGAACAGCGGCTGGTACTGTTCGATCAGGCGTATTTCAAATACCGGCGGTTCGCGTTGATCGACGAGAACGATGGCTACTTTGTGAGTCGGCTGAAACCCGACGCAAATCCGGTTGTAACGGACGAGTTACGGGAATGGCGTGGCGACGCCATTCCCTTGGAAGGAGAGAAGATCCACGATGTCGTTGAGGATCTCTACCGGAAATACATCGATGTGGAAGTCGAGGCTGAGTTCAAGCGCGGGCCGTACAACGGAACACGGTCGCTGGACTCCAAGCGGTTCCGCGTCGTCGGCGTCCGCGACGAGGACGCCGACGACTACCATCTGTACATCACGAATCTGCCGCGTGAGGAGTTTCTCCCGGAAGATTTAGCGACGATCTATCGGTGTCGGTGGGCTGTCGAGCGGTTGTTTCGGGAGCTCAAGACGCAATACGGACTGGATGAGTTCGACACAACGAAAGAGCACGTTGTGGAGATTCTGGTGTATGCGGCGTTGTTGTCGCTGTTAGTGAGTCGTGAGTTGCTGTCGCTGGTGACAGAGTGCGCCGATGATGAAGCTGTCTTCCCTCCAGGGCGTTGGGCGGCGACCTTCCGGTCGCACGCCCAACTCATTCTCAACGATTTGGGTGAATTCCTCGGCTACTCGCCACCTCCGCTGTTGGAACGGCTGATCGAAGATGCACAGAAAATCCATAGCCAACGACCGATACTACAGGAGACGCTCGCTACCGCTACACAACCGAGGACTGAGGCTTAG
- a CDS encoding uracil-DNA glycosylase family protein has product MTYVSDAEFNPFGFDPDGERFVPGFGDVEADFQVIGDHPGIHGGVTTSVPFTETDGANRLQDALLRGGLLRKTGAPPTVDSTYLSYLHPCVPESSPGDDDYRRQGTFIEAEVRAIAAHVLLPVGERATRWVLENMTTEPTDDIDMAALHATEIVGSGWLVMPIADPETWGEDDRRELSDALIELQEQDYRREADLGRLAGGGGPYYVR; this is encoded by the coding sequence GTGACCTACGTTTCGGACGCCGAGTTCAATCCGTTCGGCTTCGATCCAGACGGTGAGCGATTCGTTCCCGGGTTCGGTGACGTCGAAGCGGACTTCCAGGTGATCGGCGACCACCCGGGGATCCACGGTGGCGTCACCACCAGCGTCCCGTTCACAGAAACAGACGGCGCAAATCGCCTGCAGGATGCGCTGCTTCGAGGTGGACTGCTCCGGAAGACCGGCGCGCCACCGACGGTCGATTCGACGTATCTCTCGTATCTCCATCCCTGTGTGCCCGAGTCGAGTCCAGGGGACGACGACTATCGCCGTCAGGGGACGTTCATCGAGGCCGAGGTCCGGGCAATCGCCGCTCACGTCCTGTTACCAGTCGGCGAACGCGCGACGCGATGGGTTCTCGAAAACATGACGACGGAACCGACCGACGACATCGACATGGCGGCACTCCACGCCACGGAGATCGTCGGCAGCGGGTGGCTCGTGATGCCGATTGCCGATCCGGAGACGTGGGGCGAAGACGACAGAAGGGAACTTTCTGACGCACTCATCGAACTCCAGGAACAGGATTACCGGCGCGAGGCGGATCTCGGTCGTCTCGCCGGTGGTGGCGGGCCGTACTACGTCCGATAA
- a CDS encoding DUF5784 family protein, which produces MAKPLRFRRSNERWTADRVRSALYQSLNQAIGATMGRPWFRQPDGYEARRFDMDNGDVALFTWTDDVAYWMGNTETPRALWQTEKYTFEEVPDAVAEWAERELLAQLHEEAPWLAEYPTISWFFLPVLLSKDGRHTSREFFRDHAAGFPDCDRDTALSYYEELLEGGVFPDRYEMAAKLGTAETLNLTRMSATMSEFTVAKLLDDAGYDLAPENEVSSGHSIDFRVDGDDQTGRLVEVTRPLPPSERSAGSAVTAIKETVATKTSGQLADHGGGVTLFVDCSSFDDGEWSRLREQRPEIGHRPAVVFRVRPGDSTEAYTLGSVPVDLPAYVDVV; this is translated from the coding sequence GTGGCGAAGCCGCTTCGATTCCGGCGTTCGAACGAGCGCTGGACCGCCGACCGCGTTCGATCCGCCCTCTATCAGTCGCTGAACCAGGCCATCGGTGCGACGATGGGTCGCCCCTGGTTTCGCCAGCCCGATGGGTACGAGGCCCGTCGCTTCGACATGGACAACGGCGACGTGGCGCTGTTCACCTGGACCGACGACGTCGCCTACTGGATGGGCAACACCGAGACGCCGCGGGCGCTCTGGCAGACCGAGAAGTACACGTTCGAGGAGGTGCCCGACGCCGTGGCCGAGTGGGCCGAGCGGGAACTCCTGGCGCAACTCCACGAGGAGGCCCCCTGGCTCGCCGAGTACCCCACCATCTCGTGGTTTTTCCTGCCCGTATTGCTCTCGAAGGACGGCCGACACACCTCCCGGGAGTTCTTCAGGGACCACGCCGCCGGATTCCCGGACTGCGATCGGGACACTGCCCTCTCCTACTACGAGGAGTTGCTCGAGGGTGGCGTCTTTCCGGACCGATACGAGATGGCGGCGAAACTCGGGACCGCAGAGACGCTTAACCTCACGCGGATGAGCGCGACGATGAGCGAGTTCACCGTCGCCAAACTCTTAGACGACGCCGGGTACGATCTCGCTCCCGAGAACGAAGTCTCCTCAGGTCACTCTATCGACTTCCGCGTCGACGGCGACGACCAGACGGGCCGACTCGTGGAAGTGACCCGGCCGCTGCCCCCCTCCGAGCGCTCGGCTGGCTCGGCCGTCACGGCGATCAAGGAGACCGTCGCGACCAAGACGAGTGGACAACTCGCCGATCACGGCGGTGGGGTGACACTGTTCGTCGACTGCTCGTCGTTCGACGACGGCGAGTGGTCGCGACTCCGCGAACAACGCCCGGAGATCGGCCATCGGCCGGCTGTCGTGTTTCGCGTCCGACCGGGGGACAGCACGGAGGCGTACACGCTCGGGTCTGTGCCTGTCGATCTGCCGGCGTACGTCGACGTGGTCTGA
- a CDS encoding inositol monophosphatase family protein, which produces MDASEELQVALRAAREAGSIAAEHAGTDFRNDAETDSKSSANDLVTAVDRECEQRITDVIAESFPDDRVVGEENETGVTGEGREWIVDPIDGTSNFATGYPYYCISIGLRIDGEGVVGVVHSPDTALGRTWYAAAGEGAYRSDDHTLEGEPISVSEHDTLAGSMVFARLSERSRAWLASDLAVATTLLERESMVRRPGSSALNMCQIADGSADGYVVLSINDWDVAAGEVILREAGGAFRDQLAGDGSREVIASNGSIQKDLEELVDTVVGERHD; this is translated from the coding sequence ATGGACGCCTCCGAGGAACTGCAGGTCGCCCTCCGGGCGGCCCGCGAGGCCGGATCGATCGCCGCCGAACACGCCGGAACTGATTTCCGCAACGACGCGGAGACTGATTCGAAAAGCAGCGCCAACGATCTCGTCACCGCAGTCGATCGCGAGTGCGAACAGCGAATTACCGACGTAATCGCCGAGTCTTTCCCAGACGACCGCGTCGTCGGCGAGGAGAACGAAACGGGTGTCACCGGCGAAGGCCGGGAGTGGATCGTCGACCCGATCGACGGCACGTCGAACTTCGCGACTGGGTACCCATACTACTGCATCTCGATCGGGCTTCGAATCGACGGCGAAGGCGTCGTCGGCGTCGTCCACTCGCCCGACACCGCGCTCGGGCGGACGTGGTACGCTGCCGCAGGCGAAGGGGCCTACCGGAGCGACGATCACACGCTCGAGGGCGAGCCGATATCGGTGTCCGAACACGACACGCTGGCCGGCAGCATGGTGTTCGCCCGGCTCAGCGAGCGGAGTCGCGCCTGGCTCGCGTCGGACCTCGCCGTCGCGACGACGCTCCTCGAACGCGAGAGTATGGTTCGACGGCCCGGAAGCTCCGCCTTGAACATGTGCCAGATCGCCGACGGCAGCGCTGACGGGTACGTCGTGCTCTCGATCAACGACTGGGACGTCGCGGCCGGCGAAGTCATCCTCCGGGAAGCTGGCGGCGCGTTCCGGGACCAGCTCGCGGGCGACGGCAGCCGCGAGGTCATCGCCTCGAACGGGTCGATCCAGAAAGACCTCGAAGAGCTGGTCGACACCGTCGTGGGCGAGCGTCACGACTGA
- a CDS encoding flippase: MDFTRSSLKLFASNVGRTTIRFLGIAVFARALGASEMGMFFLFQALLGMIAIPADFGFRGAIEKRISEGRDQSTYLTSALAVKLVPMALVVGLILLFQDAINGYIGAEFAVFLAVAIVIQDVSRLSTIVLRGELRVGETAILRVTRWVVWFGVSGLLVSQGMGVEALIYGLLAGLSVMLVWGWYRVSIPLGRVSLEHAKSLFEYGRWGVISRVGWYFYSWMDVAIIGLLMTQADVGAYEIAWRVTLVVMLLSRSIATTLFPQASRWDAEEAYERIEDMIRKTITPSMALVIPSFFLTLVYAREILGLVFGPEYTVAWLVLIVLMGEKLLQSVHTILGRSLQAVDRPDLAAYATVASITVNLVLNVVLILEFGIVGAALATASSFVLNTVLHAYFLSQFVTIEFPWLEIGWLTAAAAVMAGVVHAIGVVVPIDTLPRLLGIIVVGVVVYALLTLANSSMRRKFVAEMQSLARGVAE; this comes from the coding sequence ATGGACTTTACGCGTTCGAGTCTCAAACTGTTCGCGAGCAACGTCGGCCGGACCACGATCCGGTTTCTCGGGATCGCGGTGTTCGCCCGGGCGCTGGGGGCCTCGGAGATGGGGATGTTCTTCCTGTTTCAGGCACTCCTGGGGATGATCGCTATCCCCGCGGACTTCGGCTTCCGGGGAGCCATCGAGAAGCGGATCAGCGAGGGGCGCGACCAGAGTACGTACCTCACGAGCGCCCTGGCCGTCAAACTCGTGCCGATGGCGCTGGTCGTCGGGTTGATTCTCCTGTTTCAGGACGCCATCAACGGCTACATCGGCGCGGAGTTCGCGGTCTTTCTCGCCGTCGCGATCGTGATCCAGGACGTTTCGCGGCTGTCGACTATCGTTCTCCGGGGCGAACTCCGGGTCGGCGAGACGGCGATCCTCCGGGTGACCCGGTGGGTCGTCTGGTTCGGCGTCAGCGGACTGCTCGTCAGCCAGGGCATGGGCGTCGAGGCGCTGATCTACGGCTTGCTCGCCGGGCTGAGTGTGATGCTAGTCTGGGGCTGGTACCGGGTGTCGATTCCACTCGGGCGCGTCTCACTCGAGCACGCCAAGTCGCTGTTCGAGTACGGTCGGTGGGGTGTGATCTCGCGGGTCGGGTGGTACTTCTACTCCTGGATGGACGTCGCGATCATCGGCTTGCTCATGACCCAGGCCGACGTCGGGGCCTACGAGATCGCCTGGCGGGTGACACTCGTCGTGATGCTGTTAAGTCGCTCGATCGCGACGACGCTGTTTCCCCAGGCCAGCCGGTGGGACGCCGAAGAGGCCTACGAGCGCATCGAGGACATGATCCGGAAGACGATCACGCCCTCGATGGCGCTGGTGATTCCGTCGTTCTTCCTGACGCTCGTCTACGCCCGGGAGATCCTGGGGCTCGTCTTCGGGCCGGAGTACACCGTCGCGTGGCTCGTGTTGATCGTCCTGATGGGCGAGAAACTCCTCCAGTCGGTACATACGATCCTTGGCCGGTCGCTACAGGCAGTCGATCGCCCGGACCTGGCGGCCTACGCGACGGTCGCCTCTATCACCGTCAACCTCGTGTTGAACGTCGTGCTCATCCTGGAGTTCGGTATCGTCGGCGCAGCACTCGCGACGGCCTCGTCGTTCGTGCTCAACACGGTCCTGCACGCCTACTTCCTCTCGCAGTTCGTGACGATCGAGTTCCCGTGGCTCGAGATCGGGTGGTTGACTGCCGCGGCCGCTGTGATGGCGGGTGTCGTACACGCCATCGGAGTGGTTGTCCCGATCGACACCCTCCCGCGGTTGCTGGGCATCATCGTCGTTGGCGTCGTGGTCTACGCGCTGCTCACGCTGGCGAATTCCTCGATGCGCCGGAAATTCGTCGCCGAGATGCAGTCACTCGCCCGTGGCGTCGCCGAGTAA